A portion of the Epinephelus moara isolate mb chromosome 4, YSFRI_EMoa_1.0, whole genome shotgun sequence genome contains these proteins:
- the LOC126389254 gene encoding polyadenylate-binding protein-interacting protein 2-like, with protein sequence MKDPSLSNVSPNMTISNEVILSSQFISEDDPFAEYLWMENEEEFNRQVEEELWEEEFIERCFQEMLEEEEQWEWFIPSRDLPPQSVSQLQEQISLLVLDGDVHADADFDVVMTSSLNPNAKEFTPGIQKHVM encoded by the exons ATGAAAGACCCGAGTCTGAGCAACGTCTCCCCGAACATGACGATCAGCAACGAGGTCATCCTGAGCAGCCAGTTCATCTCTGAGGACGACCCGTTCGCTGAGTACCTGTGGATGGAGAATGAGGAGGAGTTCAACAGGCAG gtggaggaggagctgtGGGAGGAGGAGTTCATCGAGCGTTGTTTCCAGGAgatgctggaggaggaggagcagtggGAGTGGTTCATTCCGTCCAGAGACCTCCCCCCTCAGTCGGTCAGTCAGCTGCAGGAGCAGATCAGCCTGCTGGTTCTGGACGGAGACGTCCACGCAGACGCAGACTTCGATGTCGTG aTGACGAGCAGTCTGAACCCAAACGCCAAGGAGTTCACCCCGGGCATCCAGAAACACGTCATGTGA
- the exosc3 gene encoding exosome complex component RRP40, with protein MFSGLKDKVGDVLLPGDEFSFETDDVISLTDHAKPEKVVCGPGLRRSGDRLVVSKSGVLRHKQPNMFWIDSQQRRYVPAKGETVIGIVTAKSGDVFKVDFGGSEQASLSYLAFEGATKRNRPNVQVGDLLFAQFIIANKDMEPELVCIDSSGRANGMGVFGAGGLLFTVSLGLVRRLLAPHSEILSDLQQLFPCELVVGMNGRLWVKSSSIQQTLIISNLLQSCDTMTTQQRQQLFRRVAQGAL; from the exons ATGTTTTCTGGTTTAAAAGATAAAGTTGGGGACGTTTTGTTACCGGGAGATGAATTCTCCTTCGAGACCGACGACGTCATCTCTCTAACGGATCACGCTAAACCGGAGAAGGTGGTGTGCGGCCCGGGTCTGCGGCGGAGCGGTGACCGGCTGGTAGTGTCTAAAAGCGGGGTCCTCCGACACAAACAGCCCAACATGTTCTGGATCGATTCACAACAGAGGAGG TATGTCCCAGCTAAAGGAGAAACAGTCATCGGCATCGTGACGGCAAAATCAGGAGATGTCTTCAAGGTGGACTTTGGAGGCAGTGAGCAGGCGTCTCTGTCCTACCTGGCGTTTGAGGGAGCCACCAAGAGGAATCGACCCAACGTCCAG GTGGGGGACCTGTTGTTCGCTCAGTTCATCATAGCCAATAAGGACATGGAGCCGGAGCTGGTGTGTATAGACAGTTCAGGCCGAGCCAACGGGATGGGAGTGTTTGGAGCAGGAGGTCTGCTCTTTACAGTCTCTCTGGGACTCGTCAGAAG GCTGCTGGCCCCTCACAGTGAGATCCTGTCGGACCTGCAGCAGCTGTTCCCCTGTGAGCTGGTGGTCGGGATGAACGGTCGTCTGTGGGTGAAGTCCTCCAGCATTCAGCAGACGCTCATCATCTCCaacctgctgcagagctgcgACACAATGACGACCcagcagagacagcagctgTTCCGGAGGGTGGCACAGGGGGCGCTGTAG